A stretch of DNA from Candidatus Methylomirabilota bacterium:
TCGCGTTCGCGCCGGGGGCAGGAGGGTGGCGAGACCCGTTCCCGCCGCGGCCGACGCGAACGCGACGCGCCTCGATGGAGCCCAGCCGCGACGGGTCGTCCGTACGCCAGCCGCGTGGTCGAGCAGCCTCCTGCCCCCGGCCCCACCCGCCGGTGAGCCGGGCGCGCGTTGCGCCGGCGGTCGAGCGTGTGGTACCGTCCGCGCGTCATGGGCGAGAACGTCACGCTCGAGCGCGACGGCGCGATCGCGACCGTCACCCTCAACCGTCCCGACCGGCGCAACTCCCTGAGCGACGCGATGCTCGCCGAGCTCGGGGCGGCGTTCGCCGAGCTGCGCGACGACGCCGCGGCGCGCGTGGTCATCGTCACGGGGGCGCCGCCCGTCTTCTCCGCGGGCGCCGACGCGCCGATCAGCGGGAGGATGTCGCCCGAAGAGCGGCGGCGAGCGTTCGCCGGACGCAAGAGCCAGTTCCGCCGCCTCTTCGAGCGCGCCAACTTGCTCCTCGAGAACCTCGAGCAGGCGACGCTCGCGGCGATCAACGGCCACGCGGTGGGCGGGGGCTGGGGGCTCACGCTCCCCTGCGATTTCCGCTTCGCGGCCGCCGAGGCGCAATTCTGGATCCCCGAGGTGGACCTCGGCGTGCCGCTCGGCGTCGGAACCACGACCCGCTTCGTCCGCCTGGTCGGGCCCGCGCGCGCCAAGGAGATCATCATGGAGTGCCGGCGCTACTCGGCAGCCGAGGCCCAGGCGATGGGGCTCGTGCACCGCGTGGTCCCGGGCCCGGCGCTGCTCAAGGAGGCGCGTGCGTACGCCGAGGTGCTCGCGGCGAAGCCGCCCAAGCCGCTCGCCGAGGTGAAGGCACGGATCAACGCGATCGCGCGGACGGGCATGCCCGAGGTCAACGCGATGACGGAGGGCTTCCTCGACCGTGACTGAGACGCCGACGATGCTCGAGGGCATCCGTGTCCTCGACCTCTCTCGCGTGATCGCAGGTCCCTACTGCGCGACCCTCATGGCCGACCTCGGCGCCGACGTCGTCAAGGTGGAGCGCCCGGGCCGTGGCGACGACCTGCGCGCGTGGCGCGGCGACGGCATGAGCGCCACCTTCGCGGCGATCAACCGGAACAAGCGCGGGATCGCCGTGGACATGCAGCAGCCGGATGGCGCGCGGCTCGTCCTCGAGCTGGCCCGGCGCGCGGACGTCGTCGTCGAGAACTTTCTCCCCGGCGTCGCCAACAAGCTCGGCGTCGGCTACGCGCAGGTGAGCGCCGTGAACCCGTCGGTCGTCTACGTCTCGGTGACGGGCTTCGGC
This window harbors:
- a CDS encoding enoyl-CoA hydratase/isomerase family protein → MGENVTLERDGAIATVTLNRPDRRNSLSDAMLAELGAAFAELRDDAAARVVIVTGAPPVFSAGADAPISGRMSPEERRRAFAGRKSQFRRLFERANLLLENLEQATLAAINGHAVGGGWGLTLPCDFRFAAAEAQFWIPEVDLGVPLGVGTTTRFVRLVGPARAKEIIMECRRYSAAEAQAMGLVHRVVPGPALLKEARAYAEVLAAKPPKPLAEVKARINAIARTGMPEVNAMTEGFLDRD